Proteins found in one Miscanthus floridulus cultivar M001 chromosome 4, ASM1932011v1, whole genome shotgun sequence genomic segment:
- the LOC136552522 gene encoding equilibrative nucleotide transporter 3-like, with amino-acid sequence MSMDVAGAEAPVKGKFLGILVCWLLGNGSLFAWNSMLTIEDYYSHLFPNYHPTRVLTLSYQPFAFGITLIMTYYEAKMNTRLRNLAGFSLFFLGSFALIILDVATKGHGGLGVFIGVCIISAIFGTADANCQGALVGDLSLMCPEFIQSFMAGLAASGVLTSALRLITKAAFENSKDGLRIGAILFFSITCLFELVCLLLYTFVFAKLPIVKYYRTKAAAEGSKTVASDLAAAGIIAEQHGQIEEDPQKYKRLTTKELLMQNIDYAIDIYLIYVLTLSIFPGFLSEDTGEHNLGSWYALVLIAMYNVWDLIGRYVPLIPCLKLTSRKVMMAAVLARFLFIPAFYFTAKYGDQGYMIFLTSFLGLTNGYLTVCVLMEAPNGYNGPEQNALGNVLIVCLLGGLFSGVVLDWLWLIGKGW; translated from the exons ATGAGCATGGACGTAGCAGGTGCAGAGGCACCTGTCAAG GGGAAATTCCTTGGTATACTTGTCTGCTGGCTTTTGGGAAATGGAAGCCTTTTCGCGTGGAACAGTATGCTCACCATTGAAGATTACTACTCCCATCTCTTCCCG AATTACCACCCAACAAGAGTACTCACGCTATCCTACCAGCCTTTTGCCTTTGGAATAACCCTCATCATGACATACTATGAAGCAAAGATGAACACAAGATTGAGAAATCTTGCAGGATTTTCCCTTTTCTTCCTCGGTTCCTTTGCATTGATAATT CTGGATGTTGCAACTAAAGGACATGGTGGGCTTGGAGTTTTCATTGGTGTATGCATAATTAGCGCCATATTTGGGACAGCTGATGCTAATTGTCAAGGCGCATTGGTTGGCGACCTTTCTTTAATGTGCCCAGAGTTCATTCAG TCCTTCATGGCAGGCTTAGCTGCATCAGGGGTTCTCACATCAGCTTTGAGATTAATTACCAAGGCAGCTTTTGAGAACTCAAAAGATGGTCTTCGCATTGGAGCTA TACTGTTCTTTTCAATCACATGCCTGTTCGAGCTGGTGTGCCTCCTGCTATACACGTTCGTCTTCGCCAAACTACCCATCGTGAAGTACTACCGTACAAAGGCAGCCGCTGAAGGTAGCAAGACTGTTGCCAGCGACCTTGCTGCTGCAGGGATCATCGCTGAACAACACGGACAA ATCGAGGAGGATCCACAGAAATACAAGCGTCTGACCACTAAAGAGCTGCTCATGCAGAACATCGACTACGCGATCGATATCTACCTGATATACGTCCTGACGCTGTCAATCTTCCCAGGATTTTTGTCTGAAGACACTGGAGAACACAAcctaggatcatg GTACGCACTTGTGCTGATTGCCATGTACAATGTGTGGGACCTGATCGGGAGGTACGTGCCACTGATCCCGTGCTTGAAGCTAACCTCCCGGAAGGTCATGATGGCGGCTGTCTTGGCACGGTTCCTGTTCATCCCGGCGTTCTACTTCACGGCCAAATACGGCGACCAGGGGTACATGATCTTCCTAACCTCCTTCCTGGGGCTCACCAACGGGTACCTCACCGTGTGTGTGCTCATGGAGGCGCCCAACGGCTACAATGGCCCCGAGCAGAACGCGCTGGGCAACGTGCTCATCGTCTGCCTCCTCGGCGGCCTCTTCTCAGGCGTCGTGCTCGACTGGCTCTGGCTCATTGGCAAGGGCTGGTGA